A section of the Naumovozyma dairenensis CBS 421 chromosome 5, complete genome genome encodes:
- the MCH5 gene encoding riboflavin transporter (similar to Saccharomyces cerevisiae MCH5 (YOR306C); ancestral locus Anc_8.783): MEQTSDNNKKSTSNNSNTLTPKQSFLAHINSKRNLLAYFTNNDTISRTSSADSLSSSANTVSNDNPTVDQGKVLSNDPKQYDQDAEDKDKNQLVREVTRERKNKDDDDDNNTSDSSDDSSKYNGGFVVDDGQYYPEGGAKAWTVTFACFCGLIACFGLLNATGVVENHIQNHQLADQNTSTIGWVFSLLLFTCFASCILSGTYFDRNGFKKPMIFGSILHIAGMFATANSTKLWHFFLALSVCCGIGNGIILGPLVGCPAHYFSRRRGTATAIATAGGSIGGALIPLLLRKFFSMTRPNNPDYGYMWGVRVWAFINMALLTIATVMGQERLKQVDEIDESKTEKETRWKRFVRVYLFQSFDAKGFKDPKFLFCVIGTVFGELSCCAAITYFSSYCNSHGITASDSYLLIMVINLTGIPGRWVPGYLSDILGRFNVAIGTLFVLSIVMLVGWLPFGTDLTSMYVISALYGFFSGSTFSLLPVCCGQISKTEEFGKRYATTYSMVAIATLVGIPITGAIIGDKTTVKYQHYVIFSGVTALVSCISFVISRYFCVGMKWRKF; encoded by the coding sequence ATGGAACAAACTAGtgataataacaagaaaagCACTAGTAACAACAGTAATACATTAACTCCAAAGCAATCGTTCCTTGCACATATTAACTCTAAAAGAAATTTACTGGCATATTTCACTAACAATGATACAATCTCAAGAACTTCTTCGGCTGATTCATTAAGTTCGTCAGCAAACACGGTATCCAACGATAATCCTACTGTTGATCAAGGAAAAGTATTGTCAAACGATCCCAAGCAATACGACCAAGATGCagaagataaagataaaaacCAACTAGTAAGAGAAGTAacaagagaaagaaaaaataaagacgATGACGACGACAATAACACCTCTGATTCCTCCGATGACTCTTCTAAGTACAATGGTGGATTCGTAGTAGATGATGGTCAGTATTATCCAGAGGGTGGTGCAAAGGCATGGACAGTCACATTCGCATGTTTCTGTGGATTGATAGCATGTTTCGGGTTATTAAACGCAACAGGTGTAGTTGAGAACcatattcaaaatcatcaattagCTGATCAAAATACTTCTACCATTGGTTGGGTATTTTCACTATTGTTATTCACATGTTTTGCATCGTGTATCCTAAGTGGAACTTATTTCGATAGAAATGGCTTCAAGAAGCCAATGATTTTCGGATCAATACTTCATATAGCTGGTATGTTCGCCACTGctaattcaacaaaacTTTGGCATTTCTTCCTAGCCCTTTCCGTTTGTTGTGGAATAGGTAATGGGATCATCTTGGGTCCCTTAGTTGGTTGTCCAGCTCATTATTTctcaagaagaagagggACTGCTACTGCTATCGCCACAGCCGGTGGTTCCATCGGTGGTGCTTTAATCCCATTATTGTTAAGAAAGTTCTTCTCCATGACGAGACCAAATAATCCTGACTATGGATACATGTGGGGGGTACGTGTTTGGGCATTTATCAATATGGCTTTGTTAACGATTGCCACTGTAATGGGACAAGAAAGATTGAAGCAGGTTGACgaaattgatgaatcaAAAACAGAAAAGGAAACACGTTGGAAACGGTTTGTTAGGGTATACTTGTTTCAAAGTTTTGACGCAAAGGGATTTAAAGATCCAAAATTCTTATTCTGTGTCATTGGTACAGTTTTCGGTGAGTTAAGTTGTTGTGCCGCCATCACATATTTTAGTTCATATTGTAACAGCCATGGTATCACTGCAAGTGACAGTTATCTATTAATTATGGTCATCAACTTGACTGGTATTCCAGGTAGATGGGTGCCTGGTTACCTAAGTGATATACTTGGAAGATTTAATGTCGCCATAGGAACTTTATTCGTCTTATCGATTGTCATGTTAGTTGGCTGGTTACCGTTCGGTACTGATTTGACGAGTATGTATGTCATTAGTGCATTATATGGGTTCTTCTCTGGTAGTACTTTCTCTTTATTACCAGTCTGTTGTGgtcaaatttcaaaaactgAAGAATTTGGTAAACGATATGCTACAACGTACTCAATGGTTGCCATTGCGACATTAGTCGGTATCCCAATTACAGGTGCCATCATTGGTGACAAGACGACAGTTAAGTACCAACATTATGTTATCTTCAGTGGTGTCACTGCTTTAGTTAGCTGTATTTCTTTCGTCATTTCAAGATACTTCTGTGTAGGGATGAAGTGGCGTAAGTTTTAG
- the RRG7 gene encoding Rrg7p (similar to Saccharomyces cerevisiae YOR305W; ancestral locus Anc_8.782), protein MNNLILLRTICKRWVHNDSIISFIRNNAAISQSTVFQGTLYELTVLRELAEKLGMTSLEKVGGAHDGGVDIKGTWPISNLYKKLEAITHISDELSTIPKRSKVNGRVFRPLIHRINDDILLGKQFAPLKVLVQAKAFRTTKVSPKELRELVGTFSSMVPDTKRNSTIILMCSPHMLTKDSLNLINNVKLPLIYLRIEMLRSLNDGSYDIEKSGTLLNYYENEYASKLLEGLSIQRWLTLKLYDVNQKFEIAVDE, encoded by the coding sequence atgaataatttgataCTGTTAAGGACAATTTGTAAGAGATGGGTACATAAtgattcaataatatcattcaTTCGAAATAACGCAGCCATATCCCAATCGACAGTGTTTCAAGGAACTTTATATGAGCTGACAGTATTAAGAGAACTTGCTGAGAAGCTTGGTATGACAAGTTTAGAAAAAGTTGGCGGTGCACATGATGGTGGTGTTGATATAAAGGGTACTTGGCCCATCTCAAATCTATATAAGAAACTAGAGGCAATTACACATATCTCGGATGAGCTTAGTACCATTCCTAAACGTTCTAAAGTTAATGGTAGAGTATTTAGACCATTGATACATCGAATAAATGATGACATTTTACTGGGGAAACAGTTCGCACCATTAAAAGTTTTAGTACAAGCTAAGGCATTCCGCACTACAAAGGTGTCACCAAAGGAACTAAGAGAACTAGTAGGTACCTTTTCCTCAATGGTTCCAGACACAAAAAGGAATTCAACTATTATATTAATGTGTTCACCACATATGCTGACGAAGGATAGTCTGAATCTCATTAATAATGTCAAATTACCTTTGATTTATTTACGAATAGAAATGTTACGATCACTAAATGATGGAAGTTATGATATCGAGAAATCGGGCACATTGTTGAATTACtatgaaaatgaatatgCTTCAAAACTTTTGGAAGGTTTATCCATACAAAGATGGCTAACTCTAAAACTATATGATGtgaatcaaaaatttgaaattgcGGTGGacgaataa
- the BIL1 gene encoding Bil1p (similar to Saccharomyces cerevisiae YOR304C-A; ancestral locus Anc_8.781) translates to MSIDKLNHTEDRNVEEVEKEKDDSKNIVTVFDIASEIEKALRDVKKRIEDDDEEFNKSLSNIEEMLKELTE, encoded by the coding sequence ATGAGTATAGACAAGCTTAATCATACAGAAGATCGTAACGTTGAAGAAgtagagaaagaaaaagatgattcaaaaaatatagttACCGTTTTCGACATAGCTTCTGAGATTGAGAAAGCGTTAAGAGACGTCAAGAAAAGgatagaagatgatgacgaGGAATTCAATAAGAGCTTATCCAATATTGAAGAGATGCTTAAGGAGCTTACAGAGTAA
- the ISW2 gene encoding DNA translocase (similar to Saccharomyces cerevisiae ISW2 (YOR304W); ancestral locus Anc_8.778) gives MSVPDHQSKSIETIPSDEENESTQEENNLVLEEDPTPTPALSEVDISQNDIDLGAKDDAYWQERKARFILTVDPKIAKQKDKKDTYKRFKYLLSLTDLFRHFISMKAKHDKNMQKLLKEVEASTSASKNENYVSRHHRKTEKEEDAELLAEEEGEGLETFDDENYVNESPSFIQNGKLRDYQVQGLNWLISLHENKLSGILADEMGLGKTLQTISFLGYLKYIKKIDGPFLIIVPKSTLDNWRREFNKWTPEVNAIILHGDKETRHKIIYDFILQARFDVLITSYEMVIKEKNALKKVAWQYIVIDEAHRIKNEESQLSQIIRLLYSKHRLLITGTPLQNNLHELWALLNFLLPDVFGDSGIFDDWFEQNNSEQDQEIVVQQLHTVLNPFLLRRIKADVEKSLLPKIETNVYVGMTDMQIKWYKSLLEKDIDAVNGAVGKREGKTRLLNIVMQLRKCCNHPYLFEGAEPGPPYTTDEHLVFNAGKMIVLDKLLKRLKEKGSRVLVFSQMSRLLDILEDYCYFRGFNYCRIDGSTSHEDRIEAIDDYNKPDSDKFVFLLTTRAGGLGINLVTADTVVLFDSDWNPQADLQAMDRAHRIGQKKQVHVYRFVTENAIEEKVIERAAQKLRLDQLVIQQGTGKKTANIGNNKDDLLEMIQYGAKSMFEKKATHITTDADIDEILKKGQQKTEELNAKYQSLGLDDLQKYNEIDNQSAYEWNGKNFQKKSTDKVVNWINPSRRERRREQQTYSVDDYYKEIIGGGSKSSKQTPQPKIPKPPKRIQGQDYQFFPKELDQLQAKEQLAFKKKVNYKVTSYDITGTTGSDSDEEDDDEYTENGNEATDNDKEKHETKLTKEEIEQKIKEEQEKISNAPDYTEADEEIKQKLISEAFSNWTRRDLLAFVNACAKFGRDNIDMIKKSVESKTPEEVIAYSKVFWQRYQEIHGYEKYMNTIHNGEKKNEKLKHQETLLRKKIEQYKYPLHEMMIQYPPNNARKTYNSLEDKFLLLMVNKHGITAKNLYEKLKQEIMMSDLFTFDWFIRTRSVHELSKRVNTLMTLITREFESSEALKKKRTRANTKEDSTPLNDVISVAEEEENQRIQEGQEQGHVDKRPRVEVGQ, from the coding sequence ATGTCAGTTCCTGACCATCAGAGCAAGAGTATAGAAACCATACCatcagatgaagaaaatgaatccactcaagaagaaaacaatttgGTTCTCGAAGAAGATCCAACCCCAACCCCAGCGTTATCTGAAGTAGACATTTCtcaaaatgatattgatcTTGGTGCTAAAGATGATGCTTATTGGCAAGAAAGAAAGGCAAGATTCATACTAACAGTCGATCCCAAGATTGCCAAACAAAAAGATAAGAAAGATACATATAAGcgtttcaaatatttattatcgtTGACCGATTTATTTCGTCATTTCATCAGCATGAAAGCTAAGcatgataaaaatatgcAAAAACTACTGAAAGAGGTGGAAGCATCTACCTCCGCAagtaaaaatgaaaattatgTTTCTCGTCATCACAGAAAGACAGagaaggaagaagatgCAGAGTTATTAGCTGAGGAAGAAGGTGAAGGTCTGGAAActtttgatgatgaaaactATGTTAATGAATCTCCTTCTTTCATTCAAAATGGGAAATTAAGAGACTACCAAGTGCAAGGGTTAAATTGGTTGATTTCATTacatgaaaataaattatcagGTATATTGGCTGATGAAATGGGGTTGGGTAAAACATTACAAACAATTTCATTCTTAGGTTATTTGAAATACATTAAAAAGATCGATGGTCCCTTCTTAATTATTGTACCCAAATCGACGCTAGATAATTGGAGAAgagaatttaataaatggACCCCGGAAGTTAATGCAATCATCCTACATGGTGACAAAGAAACTAGGCATAAAATCATCTATGATTTCATCTTACAGGCAAGATTTGATGTTTTAATTACTTCATATGAAATGGTTATTAAGGAAAAGAATGCGTTGAAAAAAGTTGCCTGGCAATATATAGTCATTGACGAGGCTCATCGtattaaaaatgaagaaagtCAATTGTCTCAAATCATTAGATTACTTTATTCTAAGCATCGTCTTTTGATTACAGGGACTCCTCTGcaaaataatttacatGAATTATGGgcattattgaatttcttattgCCCGACGTCTTTGGTGATTCAGGGATTTTCGATGATTGGTTTGAGCAAAATAATTCAGAACAGGATCAAGAAATTGTCGTACAACAATTACATACCGTATTGAACCCTTTCCTATTAAGAAGAATTAAAGCAGATGTAGAAAAATCATTGTTACccaaaattgaaacaaacGTCTACGTGGGGATGACGGATATGCAAATTAAATGGTATAAATCATTGTTGgaaaaagatattgatgCCGTCAATGGGGCAGTCGGGAAAAGAGAAGGTAAAACCagattattgaatattgtCATGCAATTAAGGAAATGTTGTAATCACCCATATTTATTCGAAGGTGCGGAACCAGGACCACCATATACTACCGACGAGCATTTAGTCTTTAACGCTGGGAAAATGATTGTCCTTGataaattgttgaaaaggttgaaagaaaaaggcTCTCGTGTACTAGTATTTAGTCAAATGTCAAGATTATTAGACATATTGGAagattattgttatttccGAGGGTTTAATTACTGTAGAATTGATGGTTCAACATCGCATGAAGATCGTATCGAAGCCATCgatgattataataaacCAGACTCCGATAAATTTGTCTTTCTATTGACCACACGTGCTGGTGGGTTAGGTATTAATTTAGTTACTGCAGATACTGTCGTTTTATTCGATTCAGATTGGAATCCACAAGCAGATTTACAGGCAATGGACAGGGCTCATAGAATCGGTCAAAAGAAACAGGTTCATGTTTATAGATTTGTTACTGAAAATGCCATCGAAGAAAAGGTCATCGAACGTGCAGCTCAGAAGCTAAGATTAGATCAGCTAGTCATTCAACAAGGTACAGGTAAGAAAACAGCTAATAttggaaataataaagacGATCTTTTAGAAATGATTCAATATGGTGCGAAGAGTATGtttgaaaagaaagctACTCATATAACCACTGACGCCGATATCGATGagattttaaagaaagGTCAGCAAAAGACAGAAGAATTAAATGCTAAATACCAGTCTTTGGGTTTGGACGATTTACAAAAGTACAATGAAATTGACAATCAATCTGCATATGAATGGAATGGtaaaaatttccaaaagaaGTCAACCGACAAAGTGGTAAATTGGATTAATCCTTCGAGGagagaaagaagaagagaacAACAAACCTATTCCGTCGATGATTATTATAAGGAAATTATCGGTGGAGGTTCAAAATCTTCTAAACAAACACCTCAACCAAAGATACCTAAACCTCCAAAGAGAATTCAAGGCCAAgattatcaatttttccCCAAAGAATTAGATCAACTACAAGCGAAGGAACAATTGGCATTCAAAAAGAAAGTAAATTATAAAGTAACGTCCTATGATATTACGGGTACCACTGGCAGTGATAGTGATGAggaggatgatgatgagtATACTGAAAATGGAAACGAGGCAacagataatgataaagagAAGcatgaaacaaaattaacaaaagaagaaatagaacaaaagattaaagaggaacaagaaaaaataagtaACGCTCCAGACTATACGGAAGCAGATGAGGAAATTAAGCAAAAGCTAATATCCGAAGCATTCAGTAATTGGACGAGGAGAGATCTGTTAGCGTTCGTTAATGCATGTGCAAAGTTTGGAAGAGACAATATTGACATGATCAAAAAGTCAGTAGAATCTAAGACACCTGAAGAAGTTATTGCATACTCTAAAGTCTTTTGGCAAAGGTATCAAGAAATTCATGGgtatgaaaaatatatgaacACAATTCATAATGGtgagaagaaaaatgaaaaactaAAACATCAAGAGACATTActaaggaaaaaaattgaacaatACAAATACCCTTTACATGAAATGATGATACAGTATCCACCGAACAATGCTAGAAAGACATATAATAGTTTAGAAGATAAGTTCTTACTGTTGATGGTGAACAAGCATGGTATTACTGCTAAGAatttatatgaaaaattgaagcaagaaataatgatgagTGATCTCTTTACATTCGATTGGTTCATTAGAACAAGATCTGTTCATGAATTATCGAAGAGAGTAAACACATTAATGACGCTAATAACAAGAGAATTTGAATCTTCAGAGGcgctgaagaagaagagaacCAGGGCCAATACAAAGGAAGATAGTACGCCACTAAATGATGTAATATCTGTggctgaagaagaagaaaatcaaCGAATACAAGAAGGTCAGGAACAAGGACATGTAGATAAAAGGCCAAGAGTGGAGGTCGGACAATAA
- the CPA1 gene encoding carbamoyl-phosphate synthase (glutamine-hydrolyzing) CPA1 (similar to Saccharomyces cerevisiae CPA1 (YOR303W); ancestral locus Anc_8.776), with protein sequence MSSPNATFTIKNGPSFQGKSFGAEKSIAGEAVFTTSLVGYPESMTDPSYRGQILVFTQPLIGNYGVPSGEERDEFNLLKYFESPHVHVVGIVVAEYAYEYSHWAAVESLASWCKREGVAAITGVDTREIVQYLREQGSSLGRITIGNDTPVDYIDPMSTHLVAQVTTKQPFHISGKNPTANVALIDCGVKENIIRCLAARGANVTVLPYDYRIQDIAHQFDGIFLSNGPGNPEMCEKTIANLKELLNNPKFDDIPIFGICLGHQLLALASGAKTMKLKYGNRAHNIPAMDLTTGQCHITSQNHGYAVDPETLPSDQWKPYFVNLNDNSNEGMIHLTRPIFSTQFHPEAKGGPLDTAVLFDKFFDNIETYHVIQQSKKKLAAVHQLDLSVDKLAKERVLF encoded by the coding sequence atgtCATCTCCAAACGCTACTTTTACTATTAAAAACGGTCCATCTTTCCAAGGTAAATCATTCGGTGCTGAAAAATCAATCGCCGGCGAAGCTGTCTTTACTACATCTCTAGTTGGTTATCCAGAATCTATGACTGATCCATCATACCGTGGTCAAATATTAGTCTTTACTCAACCATTGATCGGTAATTACGGTGTCCCATCCGGGGAAGAACGTGATGAATTTAAccttttgaaatattttgaatctCCTCATGTTCACGTCGTAGGGATCGTCGTCGCTGAATACGCTTATGAATATTCTCATTGGGCTGCTGTGGAATCATTAGCCTCTTGGTGTAAAAGAGAAGGTGTCGCTGCCATCACTGGTGTCGATACTCGTgaaattgttcaatattTAAGAGAACAAGGTTCCTCCCTAGGTAGAATCACCATAGGTAATGACACTCCTGTTGATTATATCGACCCAATGAGTACTCATTTGGTTGCACAAGTCACTACAAAGCAACCTTTCCATATCTCGGGTAAGAATCCAACTGCTAATGTTGCCTTAATCGATTGTGGTGTtaaggaaaatattatcagaTGTTTAGCCGCAAGAGGTGCAAACGTCACTGTCTTACCTTATGATTATAGAATTCAAGATATTGCCCATCAATTCGATGGTATTTTCTTATCCAATGGTCCAGGTAACCCAGAAATGTGTGAAAAGACTATTgctaatttgaaagaattattgaataatccaaaatttgatgatattcCAATCTTTGGTATTTGTTTAGGCCATCAATTATTAGCTTTAGCTTCAGGTGCTAAGacaatgaaattgaaatacGGTAATAGAGCTCATAATATTCCTGCTATGGATCTAACTACAGGACAATGTCATATTACTTCTCAAAATCATGGTTACGCTGTCGACCCAGAAACTTTACCAAGTGATCAATGGAAACCATACTTTGTTAACTTAAATGATAACTCCAATGAAGGTATGATCCATTTAACTAGACCAATATTTTCAACTCAATTCCATCCAGAAGCTAAAGGTGGTCCATTAGATACCGCTGTtctatttgataaattttttgacAATATTGAAACTTACCATGTGATTCAACAgtcaaagaagaaattagcTGCTGTTCATCAATTAGATTTATCTGTTGATAAACTAGCTAAGGAAAGAGTTTTATTTTAA
- the RAX1 gene encoding Rax1p (similar to Saccharomyces cerevisiae RAX1 (YOR301W); ancestral locus Anc_8.774), whose amino-acid sequence MELDYKKIQTERLPTLYEVLIQKTKFPVDLWSFYTFLSQFPYAINYLDFWIDLMAHLRLCKDYISGIRESITYNQNEARNSRIRHHLQYTSEESIQHETQSIQHHDDPEGGDEDDDDDDNISVTTSVLLNALLDEGHLDFENPERVSQFLQGNTEYSPKLSQLLEDWKRHSIANNDSNRKGSLNRNNSNVRSRETNGAALPDVVDDILRKQSQQEERAKITTKQLLNNALKICSIYLQSPERSERYLTNLPDDIRLKALNLVQNERRHDPQVFEELKSIAFQFLEMDCFPKFLSTVALHNIHDEISDWRFHSNARSHNLTRVDKSLIKNHDHISKSPFSTYTLLSRTIFGLLWLGIGFWIGYTLIFLKYDRGIRVVTIVPFAIGNYFIICGMYRVDIIYSWFGVTQRLLYKHNEKNRDADREVQMDEKNGKNHHVSGILALLGGRSRLIRIEHPFIKNILMKRGLWCLFLVLLSTGIFTVIFSCVPGYRI is encoded by the coding sequence ATGGAATtagattataaaaaaattcaaacGGAACGATTACCCACTTTATACGAAGTTCTTATACAAAAAACCAAATTTCCGGTGGACTTGTGGTCATTTTATACATTCCTTTCACAATTCCCATACGCTATCAATTATCTAGATTTTTGGATTGATTTAATGGCTCATTTGCGTCTTTGTAAAGATTATATTAGTGGAATAAGAGAATCAATAACATATAATCAGAATGAGGCAAGAAACTCGCGAAttcgtcatcatcttcaatacaCAAGTGAAGAAAGCATTCAACACGAAACACAGTCAATTCAACACCATGATGATCCAGAAGGTGGTGACGAggatgatgacgatgatgataatatatcaGTAACTACATCAGTATTGTTGAATGCACTGTTAGATGAAGGTCACCtagattttgaaaatccTGAACGAGTATCACAATTCTTACAAGGCAATACAGAATATTCACCAAAATTATCTCAGTTGTTAGAAGATTGGAAACGTCATTCTATTGCGAATAACGATTCTAATAGGAAGGGATCATTGAATAGGAATAATTCAAATGTTCGCTCTCGAGAAACCAATGGAGCTGCCTTACCTGATGTGGTCGATGACATATTAAGAAAACAATCTCAACAAGAGGAGAGAGCTAAAATCACTacaaaacaattattaaataacgCTTTGAAAATATGTTCCATATACCTACAATCACCCGAAAGAAGTGAAAGATACTTGACGAATCTACCTGATGATATACGATTGAAAGCATTAAATTTAGTACAAAATGAACGCAGACATGATCCACAAGtctttgaagaattgaaaagtaTTGCGTTCCAATTTCTGGAAATGGATTGTTTCCCAAAGTTTTTAAGTACTGTGGCTTTACATAATATCCATGATGAAATATCAGATTGGAGATTCCACTCAAATGCGAGGTCTCATAATTTAACCAGAGTAGATAAAAGTTTGATCAAAAACCATGATCATATTTCCAAATCCCCATTTTCTACATATACTTTATTAAGTAGAACTATTTTTGGATTACTTTGGCTAGGCATAGGATTTTGGATTGGATAtactttaatatttttaaaatatgaCAGAGGTATTAGAGTTGTAACCATTGTACCCTTTGCCAttggaaattattttattatatgtgGTATGTATCGAGTAGATATAATTTACTCATGGTTTGGTGTTACACAAAGATTACTATATAAGCATAACGAGAAGAATAGAGACGCAGACCGGGAGGTTCAAATGGATGAGAAGAATGGGAAAAACCATCATGTGTCTGGAATTCTGGCACTTTTAGGAGGCCGGTCAAGACTAATACGAATTGAGCATCCattcattaaaaatattcttatgAAAAGGGGATTATGGTGTTTATTCTTAGTTTTATTATCTACCGGGATATTTACCGTAATATTTAGTTGCGTACCGGGCTAtagaatttaa